A single window of Terriglobia bacterium DNA harbors:
- a CDS encoding PEGA domain-containing protein, whose amino-acid sequence MRFLKIGTFFLILFVTANGYSQGSQTTKPDPQSATQTQSTPPDQRVKSPLAFGLEDGTPVKLRLSRTISSADAHVDDRVDFEVLEGIKVGEVLVIPKGGIAWGTVTEAQAKRRMARGGKLNINIDAARLLSGEKAALRAIKEVKGGGHTGAMTGGIVATSIVFFPAAPFFLFMHGKDITIPKGTEITAYINGDMSLDPKKFETKPAGEASSTPAVPSPAMKPIDTKPSAEISAVSIKSVPEGAEITVDGKYVGSTPSTLQLTPGDHTISIEKSGFQMWQRTISVTTGSSVTVEAMLEKVPETKPLVP is encoded by the coding sequence ATGCGGTTTCTTAAGATTGGCACTTTTTTCTTGATACTGTTTGTTACGGCAAATGGCTATTCTCAGGGCTCACAGACGACCAAGCCGGACCCCCAGTCCGCGACTCAAACTCAATCGACTCCACCAGATCAGCGAGTGAAATCGCCGCTTGCTTTTGGTTTGGAAGATGGGACCCCCGTCAAACTGCGTCTCAGTCGAACCATCTCGTCAGCAGACGCCCATGTCGACGACCGAGTCGATTTTGAGGTTCTAGAGGGCATCAAAGTTGGTGAGGTCCTGGTGATACCCAAAGGTGGGATCGCGTGGGGGACGGTGACCGAGGCTCAAGCGAAACGCAGAATGGCGCGTGGTGGAAAACTGAATATTAACATTGATGCCGCTCGACTCCTATCGGGTGAAAAAGCCGCATTGCGTGCGATTAAAGAAGTCAAAGGCGGCGGTCATACCGGAGCGATGACGGGTGGTATCGTCGCCACCAGCATCGTGTTCTTTCCCGCGGCCCCATTCTTCCTATTCATGCACGGGAAGGACATCACAATCCCAAAGGGCACGGAGATAACCGCTTATATCAACGGTGACATGAGCTTGGATCCAAAGAAGTTTGAAACCAAGCCAGCGGGTGAAGCGTCGTCAACACCTGCTGTTCCATCCCCCGCGATGAAACCAATCGATACCAAACCGAGCGCTGAAATATCCGCCGTCTCAATAAAGTCTGTACCTGAGGGGGCTGAGATAACGGTTGATGGTAAGTATGTGGGGAGCACTCCATCCACTTTGCAGCTCACCCCAGGCGATCACACGATTTCCATTGAGAAATCAGGGTTCCAAATGTGGCAGAGAACGATTTCAGTGACAACCGGAAGCTCAGTAACTGTGGAGGCAATGTTGGAAAAGGTTCCCGAAACAAAGCCATTGGTGCCGTGA